DNA from Bradyrhizobium diazoefficiens USDA 110:
GAACTATCTTATCTCGCGCGGCATCCAGGTCTGGAGCGCCGATTTCCCCGCCGACGACTGGCGGCACGTGTCGTCCGACCGCGTCTACCAGCTCGCGATCCAGCGGCTGGAGGCCAAGGGCAAGGGCATCCTGCTGCTGCACGACATCCAGGCCCGCACGGTGGCGGCGCTGCCCAAGATCATCCGCGATCTCAAGGCGCGCGGCTATCGCATCGTGCATGTGGTGCCCGCAACCGCGGATCGCCCGGCGACGCCGACCACGCCGGTGGAATGGCTGCTGCATCCGCCGACCGAGACCGTGCCGATCGCGCGCTGGCCGGCCGTGCCGAACTTCGTGTTCACGCAGACCCAGACGCTTCCGGCGCCCTCGCTTGCCGATCTCAATGCGCAGACCGGGCATCAGCCGCTGCTGCCGCGCCGGACCATGGCGCAGGCGAACGTCGCCGCCACCCTGCCCGTGCCCGACCGCGATCTCTTCGCGATTCCCGAGGGCTCGATCGAGGTCTTGCTGTCCACGACGCTGTCGCGGCGGGCCGCGACACGGCTGGCGATGGCGGCCGAGACGCCCCGTGCGGCCACGAGCAAGGCTGCCAAATCGCAGGCGCCCCGCACCGCCCACGCGACACACGGCGCACCGAAGCATGCCGCGCAGGCCAAGGGCACGGCCCCCAGGAGCGCTGCCCCCAAGAACGCCGCTCCCAAGAGCACTGCGCAGAACGCCGCGCCGCGTCCGACCCGCGTGGCCAGCCTGAAGAAGCGCGCGCAGTAAGCTCTACTGCCGCATGATGTTGGCGACGCAGAGCAGCACGATCAGCGCCAGGAAGAACAGGTCCATATAGGACTTGAGCTCGCCGTCGCGGCGCAGCCGCGCAACGTCGGTCACGATCTGCTTGCGCGTCGAGGTTCCGCCAGCGCCATCGTTGATCGGGGCCTGAAGGCGCTTGGTCTCGGCTTCCAGCTTCTCGATCTTCTGGAAGAAGTAGAACGCACGCAGCGTCGAGGCCGCGCGCATGCCGGTGTAGACCAGCACCAGGATCGCGACGATCGCCCGGTTCTGGTATTTCTCCAGGAAGTTGAGGCTGAAATAGACCATCGCCATGAACGCGAAATTGGTCACGAAGCGGTAGACGAAGCTTAGAAAGACCATGCTGGCTCCAGCCCAGAGAGATGCGCGCAACCGGATCGTGCTGCGCGTTCAGCGATTATGGGACACAGGCCGGAACAGCCGGCCCGAATGCCGCGCGGGCCCGTCTACGCCAACTTCGTTTCAACAAAGATACCATCGCCCTCAACTCGCCGCCTTTTAGCCACGCGCGGCCATAATGCAAGCCGGGCCACGACGGCCGGCCCGTTCCGCACACGGATGTCCGCAACGCTTAATGGCGATCTGGCGGAAGTCGCGATAGACTGGGACTCGCCGCCACATGTGGGGTCTGCCGATGCCGAAGAAGGGAATCACGGGCCACGACGACTGGGTTCTGACCGAAGCTCTCGCGACGGCGCTGGTCGCGCTGGAGCAGCTTGAGCCGAAGCACCAGCCGAACGCGCATATGGACGACATCCGCAAGATGCTTGCGAACGGCAAGGAGCCGGCGGCGGTGAGCCTGCACCTCGCCCAGGCCAAATGCCGCCTGTTTCCCGATCTCGACCCGCTGGAGATCTACCGCGAATACGGCATCGGCGAGGAATATGGCTGAGGGGCTGGGTGCGTCATCGGTGCATCGTGCCCGACATCGGACGAGCTGCACAGCGCGTCCTCGACGATGACGACCCTGAAGCCAAGATCGACAGCGCTCAGGACCGTCGACAGGA
Protein-coding regions in this window:
- a CDS encoding polysaccharide deacetylase family protein; this translates as MIGSSVVVRTRSWIVLCLGLLTVGTPAALAADCPGHPDALGTSRTLVVDPHEHPRIGTMQYRETLPLKDHEVVLTFDDGPLPKYSNQVLQILADECIKATFFIIGGQAKANPEGVRKLVAAGHTVGTHSMNHPLTFDRMGIEKFEPEINGGIEWTSAAMTDPSKLAPFFRIPGLMRAEGVENYLISRGIQVWSADFPADDWRHVSSDRVYQLAIQRLEAKGKGILLLHDIQARTVAALPKIIRDLKARGYRIVHVVPATADRPATPTTPVEWLLHPPTETVPIARWPAVPNFVFTQTQTLPAPSLADLNAQTGHQPLLPRRTMAQANVAATLPVPDRDLFAIPEGSIEVLLSTTLSRRAATRLAMAAETPRAATSKAAKSQAPRTAHATHGAPKHAAQAKGTAPRSAAPKNAAPKSTAQNAAPRPTRVASLKKRAQ